One genomic segment of Arachis duranensis cultivar V14167 chromosome 4, aradu.V14167.gnm2.J7QH, whole genome shotgun sequence includes these proteins:
- the LOC107483830 gene encoding peroxidase 16: MAINFDFVLTSFMILLISSVQTSSAQLSRGFYNNTCPNVEQLVRAAVTQKLQQTFVTAPSTLRLFFHDCFVRGCDASVLLVSPTNQVEKSHPDDVSLAGDGFDTVVKAKVAVDSDPQCRNKVSCADILALATRDVVNLAGGPFYEVELGRRDGRISTIASVQHHLPSPNFNLDQLNSLFSFNGLSQTDMIALSGGHTIGFSHCNKFSKRMYNFSPRNRIDPTLNLQYALKLKQTCPVNVDPRVALALDPFTPQTFDNQYFKNLQQGMGLLSSDQVLFTDPRSRDTVNLFASNEQAFYTAFVTAITKLGRVGVKTGNQGEIRVDCTKVN, translated from the exons ATGGCCATCAACTTTGACTTTGTGTTAACATCATTTATGATTCTACTAATTAGTAGTGTACAAACAAGCTCTGCTCAACTTTCTCGCGGCTTCTACAACAACACATGCCCCAATGTGGAACAGCTGGTTCGCGCCGCCGTGACGCAGAAGTTGCAGCAGACATTTGTGACTGCTCCTTCCACTCTTCGCCTCTTCTTCCATGATTGCTTTGTCAGG GGTTGTGATGCTTCAGTTCTGCTTGTGTCTCCAACTAACCAGGTAGAGAAAAGCCATCCTGATGATGTGTCGCTTGCCGGGGACGGTTTCGACACGGTGGTTAAGGCCAAGGTAGCCGTTGATAGTGATCCTCAGTGCAGAAACAAAGTCTCTTGTGCTGATATTCTTGCTCTGGCCACTAGGGATGTGGTCAACTTG gCTGGGGGACCATTTTATGAAGTTGAATTAGGAAGGCGTGATGGGAGAATATCTACTATTGCAAGTGTTCAACACCATCTTCCTAGCCCTAATTTCAATTTGGATCAGCTCAATTCTTTGTTTAGCTTTAATGGCCTCTCCCAGACAGATATGATCGCATTATCAG GTGGACACACAATTGGATTCTCTCACTGCAACAAATTCTCAAAAAGAATGTACAACTTCAGCCCCAGAAACAGAATTGATCCAACACTGAATTTGCAATATGCTTTAAAACTGAAACAAACATGCCCTGTAAATGTTGATCCAAGAGTAGCCCTAGCGTTGGACCCTTTCACACCTCAAACATTTGATAACCAATACTTCAAGAACTTGCAACAAGGAATGGGACTCTTGTCTTCTGATCAAGTGCTTTTCACAGATCCAAGGTCAAGGGACACGGTCAACTTGTTTGCATCAAATGAACAAGCATTTTACACTGCTTTTGTCACTGCAATTACCAAATTGGGCAGGGTAGGTGTTAAGACCGGAAATCAGGGTGAAATTAGGGTTGATTGCACCAAGGTCAATTAG
- the LOC107483829 gene encoding putative glucose-6-phosphate 1-epimerase, whose amino-acid sequence MSGEKEKSTVTSAPPSPSPSSVAPSVEFSKGINGLQKVILRESRGSSAEVYLYGGHVTSWKNDHGEELLFLSSKAIFKPPKAIRGGIPICFPQFASHGTLDQHGFARNRFWAVDEDPPPFPTNTLNKAFVDLILKPSEEDMKIWPHSFEYRLRIALGPGGDLMLTSRIRNTNSDGKPFSFTFAYHTYFSVSDISEVRVEGLETLDYLDNLQNKERFTEQGDALTFESEVDKIYLSTPTKIAIIDHEKKRTFVLRKDGLPDAVVWNPWDKKAKAMADFGDDEYKHMLCVEAAAVEKAVTLKPGEEWKGRLELSAVPSSYCSGQLDPQRVLQGS is encoded by the exons ATGAGTGGCGAAAAGGAAAAGAGCACTGTTACCAGtgctcctccttctccttctccttcttcagtTGCTCCTTCTGTTGAATTCTCCAAAGGCATCAATGGCCTCCAGAAGGTTATTCTCCGCGAGTCTCGCGGTTCCTCCGCCGAG GTCTACCTGTATGGTGGTCATGTGACCTCTTGGAAGAATGACCATGGCGAAGAATTGCTTTTTCTCAGTAGTAAG GCAATATTTAAGCCACCAAAGGCAATTCGTGGTGGGATTCCAATATGCTTTCCGCAA TTTGCAAGCCATGGCACCCTTGACCAGCATGGCTTTGCTAGAAACCGGTTCTGGGCTGTTGATGAAGACCCCCCTCCTTTTCCAACAAATACTTTGAACAAAGCCTTTGTTGATTTGATTCTTAAGCCCTCTGAAGAAGATATGAAGATTTGGCCTCACAG TTTTGAGTATCGTCTAAGGATAGCTCTGGGACCTGGAGGAGACCTTATGTTGACTTCTCGGATCAGGAATACAAACAGTGATGGGAAGCCATTTTCGTTCACCTTTGCTTATCATACGTATTTCTCTGTATCAGACATAAG cGAGGTTCGGGTAGAGGGATTAGAGACCCTGGATTATCTTGACAACTTGCAGAACAAGGAACGCTTTACTGAGCAGGGAGATGCTTTAACATTTGAATCAGAA GTTGACAAAATATATCTTAGCACTCCTACAAAGATCGCAATTATTGATCACGAAAAAAAGAGAACATTTGTTTTGCGCAAAGATGGCCTTCCTGATGCTG TGGTGTGGAATCCTTGGGATAAGAAAGCAAAGGCTATGGCTGATTTTGGTGATGATGAGTACAAGCATATGCTCTGTGTAGAGGCTGCTGCTGTTGAAAAGGCCGTCACTTTAAAACCTGGAGAAGAATGGAAAGGGAGACTAGAACTTTCAGCTGTTCCATCTAGTTATTGTAGTGGGCAGCTTGATCCCCAGAGGGTTCTTCAGGGCAGCTGA
- the LOC107483827 gene encoding uncharacterized protein LOC107483827, producing MVKLKERNKGSNSRKPKRDLNKVICYNCKEAGHFKTDCPKLKKEEKAKKGKKKGLMASWEDLENDSDEDEESETKSQTCLIANHVEQAGNGFLKEKLREVETAVDPVKENKRLKAEIKACEKQHSVVAYLNCFEENEKFLKEVYLASKRKDNMWYMDSGCSRHMTGKVTFFIKLDEYDGGFVTFGDNGNGKIVAKGKVGKNFSSFINDVLLVDGLKHNLLSISQLCDLSYEVIFRKLDCLVVCEKTGDILFEAKSASLDDDAGSEVDMNNQPSQENSKTVPSDEPDCLEMSHQDEGDISALSPEQARESRTVQSSEAHQGRTLPQRPREWKFLKGYHHDFIIGDPYQGITTRSSSKK from the exons atggtaAAGCTGAAGGAACGAAACAAGGGAAGCAACTCAAGAAAGCCAAAGAGGGATCTCAATAAAGTGATTTGCTACAATTGCAAAGAAGCCGGACACTTCAAGACTGATTGCCCTAAactgaagaaggaggagaaggcaaaaaagggaaagaagaaaggacTCATGGCATCTTGGGAagacttggaaaatgactctgatgaagatgaagaatctGAAACTAAGTCTCAAACCTGCCTCATAGCCAATCACGTAGAGCAG GCAGGAAATGGttttctaaaagaaaaattgagagaGGTTGAAACCGCTGTTGATCCTGTTAAAGAAAACAAACGGTTGAAAGCTGAAataaaagcttgtgaaaaacaGCATTCTGTAGTTGCATATCTTAACTGTTTTGAAGAAAATGAGAAGTTTCTTAAAGAG GTTTACCTAGCATCCAAAAGAAAGGATAACATGTGGTATATGGATAGTGGGTgttctaggcatatgaccggaaaggTAACGTTCTTTATCAAGCTTGATGAGTATGATGGAGGCTTTGTCACTTTCGGTGATAACGGAAATGGTAAAATAGTGGCCAAAGGTaaagttggtaagaacttcTCTTCCTTTATTAATGATGTCTTACTTGTTGATGGGTTGAAACACAACCTACTAAGCATTAGCCAATTATGTGATCTTAGTTATGAAGTTATCTTTAGAAAATTGGATTGCTTggttgtttgtgaaaaaacCGGTGACATTTTGTTTGAGGCTAAAAG TGCCTCTTTAGATGATGATGCAGGAAGTGAAGTTGATATGAACAATCAACCAAGTCAAGAAAATTCCAAAACTGTCCCAAGTGATGAACCTGACTGTTTAGAAATGTCTCATCAGGATGAAGGAGACATTTCAGCTTTGTCTCCTGAACAAGCCAGAGAATCCAGAACAGTACAGTCTAGTGAAGCTCATCAAGGCAGAACCTTACCTCAAAGGCCACGAGAATGGAAGTTTCTGAAAGGATACCatcatgacttcatcattggtgatccatATCAAGGCATAACTACAAGATCATCAAGCAAGAAGTAA